A genome region from Nicotiana tabacum cultivar K326 chromosome 13, ASM71507v2, whole genome shotgun sequence includes the following:
- the LOC107772291 gene encoding uncharacterized protein LOC107772291 — translation MAPLPHSCSFTKVLLVLSLVFVLFTLSFFSAYSEVQPQNNVRSRRMLELENESKPIKKKTNPTSLSASKNQTKLIKSSNTSSKNQTKQIKTSFSSFGSTKNQTKLSKTKLSFSDSQTKNKSKLVRPSSNSSPTITKSEKLTFKSQLQKVNPTSSKPSNSTKISSSTTKKSSDLTKISSSSSPKNKTTKATKPQLEKDTSESRSISITPTKNQPTDKMTKATKTQLGKDISEPKSKPKTPINKNQPTDKKPKTQQTAQKHSRYSWLEDDEEDDLISGFRDLPSKFQETLLPDLERLSKTSKVYLNKANKEITKNFKPYVGNKYAPTIASIISFAFILIPLLVVSLIFNKIKAYFSLQKLLIFIQVYLSIYFSILCLSSLVTGLEPLKFFYATAQSTYICLQVLQTLAYVLYLLMLLMYLILVFSTETGPTMKLIGLAQTFVGFAVGLHYYLTVFHRAVLHQPPKTSWRVHAIYAAFFLVICLATTADRRKKAYLVQGGEVEKKS, via the coding sequence ATGGCTCCACTTCCACATTCCTGCAGCTTTACTAAGGTACTTTTAGTACTCTCTCTTGTTTTTGTGTTATTCACTCTTTCATTCTTTTCTGCATATAGTGAGGTCCAACCCCAAAATAATGTTAGAAGCAGAAGAATGTTGGAACTAGAAAATGAGTCAAAGCCAATTAAGAAGAAAACAAATCCAACTTCACTTTCAGCTTCCAAGAACCAAACCAAACTTATTAAATCCTCCAATACTTCTTCCAAGAATCAAACCAAGCAAATCAAGACTTCTTTTTCTAGCTTTGGTTCAACCAAGAACCAAACCAAGCTTTCAAAAACCAAACTTTCCTTTTCTGATTCACAAACCAAGAATAAAAGCAAGCTTGTCAGGCCCAGCTCCAATTCTAGTCCAACCATTACCAAATCAGAGAAACTTACCTTCAAATCCCAGCTCCAGAAGGTCAATCCAACTTCCTCCAAGCCCTCAAATTCAACCAAAATCAGTTCCTCCACCACCAAGAAATCCTCAGATCTAACCAAAATCAGCTCAAGCTCTTCTCCCAAGAACAAAACAACCAAAGCCACTAAACCCCAATTAGAAAAAGACACCAGTGAATCCAGGTCCATATCCATAACTCCAACTAAAAACCAGCCCACTGACAAAATGACCAAAGCCACTAAAACTCAATTGGGGAAAGACATCAGTGAGCCCAAATCCAAACCCAAAACCCCAATTAATAAAAACCAGCCCACAGACAAAAAACCCAAGACACAACAGACGGCCCAAAAACATTCACGGTACAGCTGGcttgaagatgatgaagaagatgatttAATTTCTGGATTCAGAGATTTACCCTCCAAATTCCAAGAAACCCTTTTGCCAGATTTGGAAAGACTTTCAAAGACCTCTAAAGTTTACCTCAACAAAGCAAACaaagaaataacaaaaaattTCAAGCCCTATGTCGGAAACAAATATGCACCAACAATTGCCTCTATTATCTCATTTGCATTCATCTTGATCCCTTTACTAGTTGTTTCTCTCATTTTCAATAAAATCAAAGCCTATTTCTCTCTCCAAAAGCTCTTAATCTTCATCCAAGTTTACCTCTCCATTTACTTCTCCATTCTCTGTCTTTCCTCTTTGGTCACTGGCTTAGAACCTTTGAAGTTTTTCTACGCTACTGCTCAATCCACTTACATTTGCttacaagtattgcaaactcttgctTATGTGCTGTACCTATTGATGCTGCTAATGTATCTGATCTTAGTGTTTTCCACTGAGACTGGGCCCACCATGAAGCTGATTGGGCTGGCCCAAACATTTGTGGGCTTTGCTGTTGGGCTTCATTATTACTTGACGGTGTTTCATAGGGCTGTGCTCCATCAACCACCTAAGACTAGCTGGAGGGTTCATGCCATTTATGCTGCATTCTTCCTTGTCATTTGCCTGGCAACTACTGCTGATAGAAGGAAAAAGGCTTATTTAGTACAAGGTGGCGAGGTTGAGAAAAAAAGCTAA
- the LOC107772292 gene encoding uncharacterized protein LOC107772292 — protein MHICSSYSKRRRMLRTKKIQVVVLSICLDAPVTTTQEIDLQIQMSSMFGTKSFIGIFGSISFLTFVKYQILPLSMSSTLHFTNTSGHNQYNVYKSYIFLFIIDQQFIKVLS, from the exons ATGCATATATGCTCTTCATATTCAAAGAGGAGACGAATGTTGAGGACAAAGAAGATTCAA GTGGTTGTCTTGAGTATATGTCTTGATGCTCCAGTAACTACGACTCAGGAAATTGACCTCCAAATTCAAATGTCCTCAATg TTCGGTACGAAGTCTTTCATTGGGATTTTTGGCAGCATTAGTTTTCTAACATTTGTTAAATATCAG ATTTTACCTCTCAGTATGTCGTCCACTCTTCATTTCACCAACACATCAGGACATAACCAATATAATGTTTATAAAtcttatattttcctttttataattGATCAGCAATTCATAAAGGTACTTTCTTGA